A part of Myxococcus landrumus genomic DNA contains:
- a CDS encoding class I SAM-dependent methyltransferase — MEDVALLSCPACRGTLVFHGQEDEGCVAWGWLRCGGCAEAWPVKHGLARLFREDAVRGTDRLMRVIYDGLPALHDPLTTVLTPLLQFVSEAKMRAAYLRRLELGTLRPSPDGTPLRVLEVGVGAGANLPLIRRELVSGQEVEVWGVDLSEGMLGRCQARLRKGSYPGVRLMMADGHSLPFPEGMFDRVLSVGGIGAYRDPAKGLRELARVAKPGTPVVVVDEQLDRARQPSLLQRAAFRAITFYTRDARCPRELLPSLATDVLEEQVSTFFYCLRFRMQEPRAASVTG, encoded by the coding sequence GTGGAGGATGTCGCGCTGCTGTCCTGTCCGGCCTGTCGTGGGACCTTGGTGTTCCACGGCCAGGAGGACGAAGGCTGCGTGGCCTGGGGCTGGCTGCGGTGTGGTGGTTGCGCCGAGGCGTGGCCGGTGAAGCACGGCCTCGCGCGGCTGTTCCGCGAGGACGCCGTGCGCGGCACGGACCGCTTGATGCGTGTCATCTACGATGGGCTGCCCGCGCTGCATGACCCGCTCACCACCGTGCTCACGCCCCTGCTCCAGTTCGTCTCCGAGGCGAAGATGCGCGCGGCCTACCTGCGCCGGCTGGAGCTGGGCACCCTGCGTCCCTCTCCGGACGGCACGCCCTTGCGCGTCCTCGAGGTCGGCGTCGGCGCGGGCGCGAACCTCCCGCTCATCCGCCGCGAGCTCGTCTCCGGCCAGGAGGTCGAGGTCTGGGGCGTGGACCTGAGCGAGGGAATGCTGGGCCGCTGCCAGGCGCGACTCCGCAAGGGCAGCTATCCCGGCGTGCGCCTGATGATGGCGGATGGGCACTCGCTGCCGTTTCCCGAGGGCATGTTCGACCGCGTGCTCAGCGTGGGCGGCATCGGCGCGTATCGCGACCCGGCCAAGGGCCTGCGAGAGCTGGCCCGCGTCGCGAAGCCGGGGACGCCCGTGGTCGTGGTCGACGAGCAGCTCGACAGGGCCCGCCAGCCCTCGCTCCTCCAGCGCGCCGCGTTCCGCGCCATCACCTTCTACACCCGCGACGCGCGCTGCCCCCGGGAGCTGCTCCCATCGCTCGCCACCGACGTGCTGGAAGAGCAGGTGTCCACGTTCTTCTACTGCCTGCGCTTCCGGATGCAGGAGCCGCGGGCCGCGTCCGTCACGGGTTGA
- a CDS encoding SDR family NAD(P)-dependent oxidoreductase, which yields MGERQWALILGASSGTGAAIAHAVANKPGLNVFGVHRGRYLDSAAQVERQAKDAGRRILMWQADASSPESAEAGVRALREVAGPRSVKLFVHSIAGASVGRFLSEGEDRLHAKRVRRTFDTMAHSFVYWTQALVASDMLAPEARLLGLQNTLKETHLSNTALISASKAALEMYVRYLAMELGGLGHRVNLLKFGTVMTPALKHVYTPEALERLEEAHARMNPAGRMCTVEEVARFVGVLCGEEAGWFNGATIDYTGGMTLRLLDLVLNP from the coding sequence ATGGGAGAGCGACAATGGGCGCTCATCCTCGGGGCCTCATCGGGCACGGGCGCGGCGATTGCGCACGCGGTGGCGAACAAGCCCGGGCTGAATGTCTTTGGTGTGCACCGGGGACGCTATCTGGACAGCGCCGCGCAGGTGGAGCGGCAGGCGAAGGACGCGGGGCGCCGAATCCTCATGTGGCAGGCGGATGCCTCCTCACCCGAGTCCGCGGAGGCCGGCGTCCGCGCGCTGCGAGAGGTGGCGGGGCCCCGCTCGGTGAAGCTGTTCGTCCACTCGATTGCGGGAGCGTCCGTGGGGCGCTTCCTGTCGGAGGGTGAGGACCGGCTCCACGCGAAGCGGGTGCGCAGGACGTTCGACACGATGGCGCACTCGTTCGTGTACTGGACGCAGGCGCTGGTGGCCTCCGACATGCTGGCGCCAGAGGCGCGGCTGCTCGGGTTGCAGAACACGCTGAAGGAGACGCACCTGTCGAACACGGCGCTCATCAGCGCGTCGAAGGCCGCGCTGGAGATGTACGTGCGCTACCTCGCCATGGAGCTGGGCGGGCTGGGGCACCGGGTGAACCTGCTCAAGTTCGGCACGGTGATGACGCCCGCGCTGAAGCACGTCTACACGCCCGAGGCGCTGGAGCGACTGGAGGAGGCGCACGCGCGCATGAACCCCGCCGGGCGCATGTGCACGGTGGAGGAGGTCGCGCGCTTCGTGGGCGTGCTGTGCGGCGAGGAGGCCGGTTGGTTCAACGGCGCGACCATCGACTACACGGGCGGCATGACGCTGCGCCTGTTGGACCTGGTGCTCAACCCGTGA
- a CDS encoding lysophospholipid acyltransferase family protein: MMRASGLPLAAWLSFFGLLRRYHRYEVVNLEPLLRPGAKLIVGYHGRPLAVDLCMLTVTLHEQLGYLPHGVAHGAFDHLPGMRAVADGLGFVTGDDPRLEAAVARGEHVLVQPGGTREGCRSFRHRYEVSWGERLGYLRLAIRHGLPIVPVAGRGMDDAYLGLNDGYALGRRVGMPARLPLWLGVGATGVWPFSLPFPVRMTQWVGEPLTRHLAPGFDVGDREAMLEAHREVAGAVQALLDRARGPRPESMA; this comes from the coding sequence ATGATGCGCGCGAGCGGTCTGCCCCTGGCCGCATGGCTGAGCTTCTTCGGACTGCTGCGCCGCTACCATCGCTACGAGGTGGTGAACCTGGAGCCGCTCTTGCGCCCCGGGGCCAAGCTCATCGTGGGCTATCACGGGCGTCCCCTCGCGGTGGACCTGTGCATGCTGACCGTCACATTGCATGAGCAACTGGGCTACCTGCCGCATGGCGTGGCGCATGGCGCGTTCGACCACCTCCCCGGGATGCGCGCGGTGGCGGACGGGCTGGGCTTCGTGACGGGAGATGACCCTCGGCTGGAGGCGGCGGTGGCGCGCGGCGAGCACGTGCTGGTGCAGCCGGGAGGAACTCGCGAGGGATGCCGGAGCTTCCGGCATCGCTATGAGGTGAGCTGGGGAGAGCGGCTGGGCTACCTGCGCCTGGCGATACGGCACGGACTGCCCATCGTTCCCGTGGCGGGCCGCGGCATGGACGACGCATATCTGGGGCTCAATGACGGGTATGCGCTGGGACGACGCGTGGGAATGCCCGCGCGGCTGCCGCTCTGGCTGGGGGTGGGCGCCACGGGCGTGTGGCCTTTCTCGTTGCCGTTTCCGGTGAGGATGACGCAGTGGGTGGGAGAGCCGCTGACGCGGCACCTGGCGCCGGGCTTCGACGTGGGTGACCGGGAAGCGATGTTGGAAGCGCACCGGGAAGTGGCAGGCGCCGTGCAGGCACTGCTGGACCGGGCACGCGGACCGCGGCCCGAGTCGATGGCATGA
- a CDS encoding 3-oxoacyl-ACP synthase III family protein: protein MIPVRILGTASLQPGPPVTTEALCARVGRDAQEVLRKTGILTRHFAPPGVKTADVAAQALRGALEAAGLEARALRRIICVTSMGGDVTTPATANRVAAALGLAGSCDAMDLSNACMGFLSAFDVGARSVATGLGPVGIVSVELLSRTTTPEDPRPYLVLGDAAAAAVLGAARPGEGVLGVALGNDGTLPPDVVLENPHATGKPERMRFLTPSKAMTRVALEALMRAARSVLDEAQVSLGEVEWVLTHQPNGRMLDAVMDALGMRAERGVRVVDTVGSVGSASLPTALDRLLRTRPVKAGDRILMVGVGAGVAHGAVLYRVGG from the coding sequence ATGATTCCCGTGCGAATCCTGGGGACGGCGAGCCTGCAGCCGGGTCCACCCGTGACGACCGAGGCGCTGTGCGCCCGCGTGGGCCGCGACGCCCAGGAGGTGCTGCGCAAGACGGGCATCCTCACGCGCCACTTCGCGCCGCCGGGGGTGAAGACGGCGGACGTGGCGGCGCAAGCCTTGCGCGGCGCGCTGGAGGCGGCGGGGCTGGAGGCGCGGGCGCTGAGGCGCATCATTTGCGTCACGTCCATGGGCGGAGACGTCACCACGCCGGCTACGGCGAACCGGGTGGCCGCGGCGCTGGGGCTCGCGGGAAGCTGCGACGCCATGGACCTGAGCAACGCGTGCATGGGCTTCTTGAGCGCGTTCGACGTGGGCGCGCGCTCGGTGGCCACGGGGCTGGGCCCGGTGGGCATCGTGTCGGTGGAGCTGCTGTCGCGCACCACGACGCCGGAGGACCCTCGGCCCTACCTGGTGCTGGGAGACGCGGCGGCGGCGGCGGTCTTAGGAGCGGCGCGCCCGGGCGAAGGGGTGCTGGGGGTGGCGCTGGGCAATGACGGCACGCTGCCGCCGGACGTGGTGCTGGAGAATCCACACGCGACGGGGAAGCCCGAGCGAATGCGCTTCTTGACGCCCAGCAAGGCGATGACGCGCGTGGCGCTGGAGGCGCTGATGCGCGCGGCGCGCTCGGTGCTGGACGAGGCGCAGGTGTCCTTGGGTGAAGTGGAGTGGGTGCTGACGCATCAACCCAACGGGCGGATGCTGGACGCGGTGATGGATGCCCTGGGCATGCGCGCCGAGCGCGGCGTGCGCGTGGTGGACACGGTGGGCAGCGTGGGCTCCGCGTCGCTGCCCACGGCGTTGGACCGGCTGTTGCGCACGCGGCCCGTCAAGGCGGGGGACCGCATCCTGATGGTGGGAGTGGGCGCGGGCGTCGCGCACGGCGCGGTGCTGTACCGGGTGGGAGGATGA
- a CDS encoding patatin-like phospholipase family protein, giving the protein MPLDVQRRRLYALKRAPALRHTSNTVLLQLLDVAWDVTWARDTVLCEEGQEAHGFFLLLEGELEALRDGESLLTLRPGTPLGFEALMGGRYSVTARATTSCKGLFFPRDDVWTLVQASAGLRQDLKRLLAHAAPPRREDPLPQVEVVSFSSQVQGMPLSRLIELVAKVITHDFKDRVLLVRTAEPGSSELPMKGADGVLRATVAALDSGAPGLLTLARLRELTQKHDPHYVFLDGCQAVEGEPLVDKHVVLVEHPEDAPSPGSSEGRVLPTVVIDPRRPPRDSLLEGRPHDGPGVSSRVLPPCRLRLNPTRLDVLDVDARPLMEVGLCPAERDAMSRWARAITHRRVGLALSGGGVWGFYHVHILRWLIEHRVPVDFISSSSMGSLVGAYFCGTALDGRSGLEGLHRLEERAMSHQLSLAAMAAVLSTYSFEHLISRDLGEVRLEELPIRFLPVATDLTSGECVALERGPVARGVRASGSAPGLWAPTLVPPARYVDGAFTSMVPASVLVSAGADLVFSSNIFPFGLRETAWMPASRVGRFLAGLNPVSRALDLVASGVLLLHRSGDAESLMADVSYDIQSADTPLRTAMEFTKARDILERAASDEALAWKLAELHGHWEQMRVHCGPHGRRCGGQQAA; this is encoded by the coding sequence ATGCCCCTCGACGTCCAGCGTCGTCGGCTGTACGCGCTCAAACGCGCTCCCGCATTGCGGCACACCAGCAACACCGTCCTCCTCCAGCTGTTGGACGTGGCCTGGGATGTCACCTGGGCTCGGGACACGGTGTTGTGTGAGGAAGGCCAGGAAGCCCACGGCTTCTTCCTCCTGTTGGAGGGAGAGTTGGAGGCGCTTCGCGATGGTGAATCACTGCTCACCTTGAGGCCCGGAACACCGCTGGGCTTCGAGGCCCTGATGGGCGGGCGCTACTCCGTCACCGCGCGCGCGACGACCTCGTGCAAGGGACTGTTCTTTCCCCGCGACGATGTCTGGACGCTCGTTCAAGCCAGCGCGGGCTTGCGACAGGACCTCAAGCGGCTGCTCGCCCACGCGGCGCCACCCAGGCGGGAGGACCCGCTGCCTCAAGTGGAGGTGGTGTCCTTCTCCAGCCAGGTGCAGGGCATGCCCTTGTCACGGCTCATCGAGCTGGTGGCCAAGGTCATCACCCACGACTTCAAGGACCGGGTGCTGCTGGTGCGCACCGCGGAGCCCGGCTCCTCGGAGCTGCCCATGAAGGGCGCGGACGGAGTGCTGCGCGCCACGGTGGCGGCGCTCGACTCCGGAGCGCCGGGCCTGCTCACCCTCGCCCGGCTGCGCGAGCTCACCCAGAAGCACGACCCCCACTACGTCTTCCTCGACGGGTGCCAGGCGGTGGAGGGCGAGCCGCTCGTCGACAAGCACGTCGTCCTGGTCGAGCATCCGGAGGACGCGCCCTCCCCCGGCTCGAGCGAGGGCCGCGTGCTGCCCACGGTGGTCATCGACCCGCGACGGCCGCCTCGGGACAGCCTGCTGGAGGGACGGCCGCATGACGGGCCGGGCGTGAGCTCCCGCGTGTTGCCGCCGTGCAGGCTGCGGCTGAATCCAACGCGGCTGGACGTGCTCGACGTGGACGCGCGTCCGCTGATGGAAGTGGGGCTGTGCCCCGCGGAGCGCGACGCGATGTCGCGCTGGGCGCGAGCCATCACCCACCGGCGCGTGGGGCTGGCGCTCAGCGGCGGTGGGGTATGGGGTTTCTACCATGTGCACATCCTGCGCTGGTTGATAGAGCACCGCGTGCCGGTGGACTTCATCAGCAGCTCCAGCATGGGCTCGCTGGTGGGGGCGTACTTCTGCGGCACCGCGCTGGATGGGCGCAGCGGCCTGGAGGGACTGCACCGCCTGGAGGAGCGGGCCATGAGCCACCAGCTCTCGCTGGCGGCGATGGCGGCCGTGCTCAGCACCTATTCGTTCGAACACCTCATCTCCAGGGACCTGGGCGAGGTGCGGCTGGAGGAACTGCCCATCCGCTTCCTCCCGGTGGCCACGGACCTGACGAGCGGGGAGTGCGTGGCGCTGGAGCGGGGACCGGTGGCCCGAGGCGTGCGCGCCAGTGGCTCCGCGCCGGGACTGTGGGCGCCCACCCTGGTGCCGCCCGCACGGTATGTGGATGGCGCCTTCACCAGCATGGTGCCCGCGAGCGTGTTGGTGAGCGCGGGAGCGGACCTGGTCTTCTCCAGCAACATCTTTCCCTTCGGGCTGCGAGAGACGGCCTGGATGCCGGCGTCTCGCGTGGGGCGCTTCCTGGCGGGGCTCAATCCGGTCTCCAGGGCCCTGGACCTGGTTGCCAGCGGTGTGTTGCTCTTGCACCGCAGCGGTGACGCGGAGAGCTTGATGGCGGACGTGAGCTACGACATCCAGTCAGCGGACACGCCGCTGAGAACGGCCATGGAGTTCACCAAGGCGCGCGACATCCTGGAGCGCGCGGCCTCGGATGAAGCGCTGGCGTGGAAGCTGGCGGAGCTGCACGGGCACTGGGAGCAGATGCGCGTGCACTGCGGCCCCCATGGACGGCGGTGCGGAGGACAGCAGGCCGCATGA
- a CDS encoding efflux RND transporter permease subunit gives MFTDFFIRRLIFAIVLSIIITLAGAISIPSLPIEQYPDLSLPEVQVTATYIGASAETVESAVTTVLERQLNGVQGMRYISSSSSNTGVSTITVTFDQGRDLDIAAVDVQNRVATASAQLPAAVNALGITITKAQTQLLMAFGLFSKGGHYDTEFLSNYADVYIRDALLRVKGVGNVTIFGERRFAMRLWLNPTELARRKLTASDVVGALQAQNVQVGAGQVGQEPAPPGQNYLFTLRVQSQLVTAEQFGAIVVQRGQDGSLVRIRDVGKVELGAENYAQLLRFNGTEAVGLGIFQLPGSNALEVRNGVIKELDRLQKSFPPGVKYQDAFDTTVAVRSSIEEVLRTLGEAIILVVLVIFIFLHGWRSVLVVATTLPVSLIGTFLFVSAFGFSLNTLTLFGLTLATGLVVDDAIVVIENVERTMEEGFAPREATQRGMRQVAGAVVAIALVLSAVFVPVSFFPGTTGAIYRQFALTLAFSISLSALVALTLSPALCSRLLRPHEGQKWKVFRQFDRGMDRFRDAYGRLLRRLIGPLKWPVVMVFGLCLLATVWVYRATPSGFIPDEDQGYIIVAVQGPEGTSLDYTRRVLLQTEEVLRKQEEVTEIFTVGGFSLLGTGANYGVLFANLRPWSERKGTEHSVAGIIERLRGPLLAIGGARVLPFQPPAIRGVGSVGGFEFVLEDQQGTRTLAQIAQTTEALVGKANQNPQLRGVFSSFTANTPLLDVEVDREKALSLGVPMESLFATLQVYLGSQYVNDFTFANRVYRVFVQAAMPFRSQPKDVGALYVRTVGGDMVPMESLVRVVPVTSAQNISHYNLYRSAEVNGQAAPGVSSGQALEAMAAAAREVLPEGYTYEWTGLSLEQQEAGGKVLLIFALGIIFVFLVLSAQYESFALPFVILLGVPVAMLGALGFQNLRGLQNDVFCQVGLVMLVGLSSKNAILIVEFAEQLRHEGYSVMESAVEAARTRLRPILMTSFAFLMGVIPLVIASGAGAAARKSLGTTVFGGMLLSTFVNLIFIPVLYAVVEAARSRVLKRHEHARPGGGGTPPPGGEPPRPQPA, from the coding sequence ATGTTCACCGACTTCTTCATCCGCAGGCTCATCTTCGCCATCGTCCTGTCCATCATCATCACGCTGGCGGGGGCCATCAGCATCCCCTCGCTCCCCATCGAGCAATACCCTGACTTGTCCCTGCCCGAGGTGCAGGTGACGGCGACGTACATCGGCGCGTCCGCGGAGACGGTGGAGAGCGCCGTCACCACGGTGCTGGAGCGGCAGCTCAACGGCGTGCAGGGCATGCGCTACATCTCCTCCTCCAGCAGCAACACGGGCGTGAGCACCATCACCGTCACCTTCGACCAGGGGCGGGACTTGGACATCGCCGCGGTGGACGTGCAGAACCGCGTGGCCACCGCGTCCGCGCAGTTGCCGGCCGCGGTCAACGCGCTGGGCATCACCATCACCAAGGCCCAGACGCAGCTGCTCATGGCCTTCGGCCTCTTCTCCAAGGGCGGCCACTACGACACGGAGTTCTTGAGCAACTACGCGGACGTCTACATCCGCGACGCGCTCCTGCGCGTGAAGGGCGTGGGCAACGTCACCATCTTCGGTGAGCGGCGCTTCGCCATGCGCCTGTGGCTCAACCCCACGGAGCTGGCGCGGCGCAAGCTGACGGCGTCGGACGTGGTGGGTGCCCTCCAGGCGCAGAACGTCCAGGTGGGCGCGGGACAGGTGGGCCAGGAGCCCGCGCCCCCGGGGCAGAACTACCTGTTCACGTTGCGGGTGCAGAGCCAGCTCGTCACCGCGGAACAGTTCGGGGCCATCGTCGTGCAGCGGGGGCAGGACGGCTCGCTGGTGCGCATCCGGGACGTGGGCAAGGTGGAGCTGGGCGCGGAGAACTACGCGCAGCTCTTGCGCTTCAACGGCACGGAAGCGGTGGGCCTGGGCATCTTCCAGCTCCCGGGCTCCAACGCGCTGGAGGTGCGCAACGGCGTCATCAAGGAGCTGGACCGGCTCCAGAAGAGCTTCCCGCCGGGCGTGAAGTACCAGGATGCCTTCGACACCACCGTGGCGGTGCGCTCCTCCATCGAGGAGGTGCTGCGCACCCTGGGCGAGGCCATCATCCTGGTGGTGCTGGTCATCTTCATCTTCCTGCACGGCTGGCGCAGCGTGCTGGTGGTCGCCACCACGCTGCCGGTGTCACTGATTGGCACCTTCCTCTTCGTCAGCGCGTTCGGCTTCTCGCTCAACACCCTCACGCTCTTCGGCCTCACGCTGGCCACCGGCCTGGTCGTGGACGACGCCATCGTCGTCATCGAGAACGTGGAGCGCACCATGGAAGAGGGCTTCGCGCCCCGCGAGGCCACGCAGCGAGGCATGCGCCAGGTGGCCGGCGCCGTGGTGGCCATCGCCCTGGTGCTCTCCGCGGTGTTCGTCCCCGTGTCCTTCTTCCCCGGCACCACTGGCGCCATCTACCGCCAGTTCGCGCTCACCCTCGCCTTCTCCATCAGCCTCTCCGCGCTGGTGGCGCTGACGCTGTCGCCCGCCCTGTGCTCGCGGCTGCTGCGTCCGCACGAGGGCCAGAAGTGGAAGGTGTTCCGCCAGTTCGACCGGGGCATGGACCGCTTCCGCGACGCCTACGGCCGTCTGCTGCGGCGGCTCATCGGTCCGCTGAAGTGGCCGGTGGTGATGGTCTTCGGCCTGTGCCTGCTCGCGACGGTCTGGGTGTATCGGGCCACGCCCTCCGGCTTCATCCCCGACGAGGACCAGGGCTACATCATCGTCGCGGTGCAGGGCCCGGAGGGCACGTCGCTGGACTACACGCGTCGGGTGCTGCTCCAGACGGAGGAGGTGCTCCGGAAGCAGGAGGAGGTGACGGAAATCTTCACGGTCGGCGGCTTCTCGCTCCTGGGCACCGGCGCCAACTACGGCGTGCTCTTCGCCAACCTGCGCCCGTGGAGCGAGCGCAAGGGCACCGAGCACAGCGTGGCGGGCATCATCGAGCGGCTGCGAGGCCCGCTGCTCGCCATCGGCGGCGCGCGGGTGCTGCCCTTCCAGCCTCCCGCCATCCGCGGCGTGGGCAGCGTGGGCGGCTTCGAGTTCGTGCTGGAGGACCAGCAGGGCACGCGCACGCTCGCGCAGATTGCGCAGACGACCGAGGCGCTGGTGGGCAAGGCGAACCAGAACCCGCAGCTGCGCGGCGTCTTTTCGTCCTTCACCGCCAACACGCCCCTGCTCGACGTGGAGGTGGACCGGGAGAAGGCGCTATCCCTGGGCGTGCCCATGGAGTCGCTGTTCGCGACGCTCCAGGTCTACCTGGGCAGCCAATATGTTAACGACTTCACATTCGCCAACCGCGTGTATCGGGTGTTCGTCCAGGCGGCCATGCCCTTCCGGAGCCAGCCCAAGGACGTCGGCGCGCTCTATGTGCGAACCGTCGGGGGCGACATGGTGCCGATGGAGTCCCTGGTCCGGGTGGTCCCCGTCACCAGCGCGCAGAACATTTCACATTACAATCTGTATCGTTCCGCCGAGGTGAACGGGCAGGCGGCGCCCGGCGTCAGCAGCGGACAGGCGCTGGAGGCCATGGCGGCGGCGGCGCGGGAGGTGCTGCCGGAGGGCTACACCTACGAGTGGACGGGCTTGTCCCTGGAGCAGCAGGAGGCGGGCGGCAAGGTGCTGCTCATCTTCGCGCTGGGCATCATCTTCGTGTTCCTCGTCCTCTCGGCGCAGTATGAGAGCTTCGCGCTGCCCTTCGTCATCTTGCTGGGCGTGCCGGTGGCCATGTTGGGGGCGCTCGGGTTCCAGAACCTGCGCGGGTTGCAGAATGACGTCTTCTGCCAGGTGGGGCTGGTGATGCTCGTGGGCCTCTCCAGCAAGAATGCCATCCTCATCGTGGAGTTCGCGGAGCAACTGCGTCACGAGGGTTACAGCGTGATGGAAAGCGCCGTCGAGGCAGCCCGCACGCGCTTGCGTCCCATCTTGATGACGTCCTTCGCGTTCCTCATGGGCGTGATTCCGCTGGTGATTGCCTCGGGCGCGGGCGCGGCGGCCCGCAAGTCCCTGGGCACCACCGTCTTCGGCGGCATGTTGTTGTCCACGTTCGTCAATCTCATCTTCATCCCCGTGCTGTACGCGGTGGTGGAAGCGGCGCGCTCCCGAGTCCTCAAGCGCCACGAGCACGCCCGGCCCGGTGGCGGAGGAACACCTCCTCCCGGTGGCGAGCCTCCTCGACCGCAGCCCGCCTGA
- a CDS encoding efflux RND transporter periplasmic adaptor subunit — protein sequence MRLVRTVGAVCAAALAWMSCKSQEGPQGGAAGAGMAMPVQVISLSPGEVRDAADYVGTLISRTSIIVYPQVAGYVQAIPVKPGTWVKDQEVLLVVDPRREQAGLRATQAQRASALAQREFARRTQERSAQLLKEGLQSRQDYEQAVAQARQAEASARAIEAQIQSQRVQLGFYEVSAPFAGMVGDFPVKVGDYVTQQTELTTLDQSRMLEVSVQVPVDRARAIQIGKTPVEVLNEEDKVVVAAPVFFVAPTPSATTQLVEVRAAFENKAGLRAGEMVRTRVVYQVREALTVPTVAVTQISGQSFVYEVATVDGGTVARRAPLSLGEVTGNDYEVTGGADAGVQVVVSGLQLLRDGQPIKPMPAKPPQGQGVGGASDAGQ from the coding sequence ATGCGACTGGTGAGGACGGTGGGCGCCGTGTGTGCGGCGGCCCTGGCGTGGATGAGCTGCAAGAGCCAGGAAGGCCCTCAAGGAGGAGCGGCCGGCGCGGGCATGGCGATGCCCGTGCAAGTCATCTCCCTATCGCCTGGAGAGGTGCGCGACGCGGCCGACTACGTGGGCACGCTCATCTCCCGCACCAGCATCATCGTGTATCCGCAGGTGGCCGGTTACGTCCAAGCGATTCCCGTGAAGCCGGGCACGTGGGTGAAGGACCAGGAGGTCCTGCTGGTGGTGGACCCCCGCCGCGAGCAAGCGGGACTGCGCGCCACCCAGGCACAGCGGGCCTCCGCGCTGGCGCAGCGCGAGTTCGCCCGGCGCACCCAGGAGCGCAGCGCGCAGCTCCTCAAGGAAGGACTCCAGAGCCGCCAGGACTACGAGCAGGCGGTGGCGCAGGCGCGGCAGGCGGAGGCGAGCGCGCGAGCGATTGAAGCGCAAATCCAGTCGCAGCGCGTGCAGCTCGGCTTCTACGAGGTGAGCGCGCCCTTCGCGGGAATGGTGGGCGACTTCCCGGTGAAGGTGGGCGACTACGTGACGCAGCAGACGGAGCTCACCACGCTGGACCAGAGCCGCATGCTGGAGGTCTCCGTGCAGGTGCCGGTGGACCGCGCGCGCGCCATCCAGATTGGCAAGACGCCCGTGGAGGTGCTGAACGAAGAGGACAAGGTCGTGGTGGCCGCGCCCGTCTTCTTCGTGGCCCCCACGCCCAGCGCCACGACGCAGTTGGTGGAGGTCCGGGCCGCCTTCGAGAATAAGGCGGGCCTGCGCGCCGGAGAGATGGTGCGCACGCGCGTGGTGTACCAGGTCCGGGAAGCGCTCACCGTGCCCACCGTCGCGGTGACGCAAATCAGTGGCCAGTCCTTCGTGTACGAGGTGGCCACCGTGGACGGCGGCACCGTGGCCCGCCGGGCGCCGCTGTCCTTGGGCGAGGTGACAGGCAATGACTACGAGGTGACGGGCGGCGCCGACGCGGGCGTGCAAGTGGTGGTGAGCGGACTGCAACTGCTGCGCGATGGCCAGCCCATCAAGCCCATGCCCGCCAAGCCCCCGCAGGGCCAGGGCGTGGGTGGCGCCTCCGACGCGGGCCAGTGA